One region of Etheostoma cragini isolate CJK2018 chromosome 16, CSU_Ecrag_1.0, whole genome shotgun sequence genomic DNA includes:
- the gdnfa gene encoding glial cell line-derived neurotrophic factor, with protein sequence MKLWDVLATCLLLLSSVATRPLYQNTQPAKRTYFPSSYSDSASLSVEDEEPAFQREDHNLQEISMEDQYDIAGPYPEQFDDVMDFIEATIGRLRRASEPSGGSKGRRERRQRGAANTGGTKGERRGHGDRKRGRSRGGKGGRGEKGKERISVQTRGCLLKEVHLNVTDLGLGYQTKEELIFRYCSGPCVEAETNYDKILNNLTHNKKLDKDTPSRTCCRPIAFDDDLSFLDDNVVYHTLKKHSARKCGCV encoded by the exons ATGAAGTTATGGGATGTTTTGGCCACGTGTTTGTTGCTCCTGAGCTCTGTTGCTACACGGCCTCTGTACCAAAACACTCAGCCAGCCAAGAGGACTTATTTCCCCAGCAGCTACAGTGATTCTGCATCCCTGTCTGTGGAGGACGAAGAACCAGCGTTCCAGCGTGAAGACCACAACCTGCAGGAGATCTCCATGGAGGATCAAT ATGACATCGCCGGCCCCTATCCAGAGCAGTTTGATGATGTAATGGATTTTATTGAGGCTACCATTGGCAGACTCCGGAGAGCTTCAGAGCCCAGCGGGGGATCCAAGGGACGGAGGGAGCGGAGACAGAGGGGAGCAGCAAACACAGGTGGCACGAAAGGCGAAAGGAGAGGACATGGTGACAGGAAACGTGGTCGTAGTCGAGGTGGTAAAGGAGGAAGAGGTgagaaagggaaggagaggaTATCAGTCCAGACACGAGGCTGCTTGCTAAAGGAGGTCCACCTCAATGTGACGGACTTGGGGTTGGGCTACCAGACTAAAGAGGAACTGATCTTCCGGTACTGCAGCGGCCCCTGCGTGGAGGCGGAGACCAACTATGACAAGATCCTCAACAACCTGACACACAACAAGAAGTTGGACAAGGACACGCCCTCTCGAACCTGCTGTCGACCAATCGCTTTCGATGATGACTTATCTTTCTTGGACGACAATGTAGTGTATCACACGCTGAAGAAGCATTCTGCCAGGAAGTGTGGCTGTGTCTGA